In the Natrinema sp. CBA1119 genome, AACGTATTACAGTCAACAGCACTGTCAGACGGTGAGAACGGCGACGCGGGCGTATCGTGCTGCCCGCCAGCCAGTGACAAACGCGCCGAGTGTACCGATACTGACTACGATCAGAGGCCCGGCCGCGTAGATACTCAGGGGTGTTCGCCCATTGAGAACGTTCGAACTGATGGCTGCGCACAGATACCGAACGACAGAGCAATACCCGTGAGAGGCGAACAATTACTTGATAGGTGAAGGTATACCAGCCATGGAGATGGACGGACGAACGGCGCTCGTCACCGGTGCGAGCAGAAATATCGGACGAGCGATCGCAGTGAAACTAGCCGAACAGGGAGCAGATGTCGGCGTTGTCGCCCACACGAACCGGGAGGGGTGTGAAGAAACCGCCAGACGTGTTCAAGCGGCGGATGGCGAAGCGGCCATCGCACTCGGTGATTTAGGGGTGCCCAGCGACGTCGAGGAGCTGGTTCACACGATCCGTTCGGAACTCGGGCCGATCGACACACTCGTGAACAACGCAACCTATAGACCGATAAAACCGCTCCTCGACCTGACCGTTGACGATATCGATCGGGCGATGAACGTGAACGTCCGCGGGACCCTTCTCACGGCCCAGCACGTCATTCCCGACATGCTGGATCGTGGTGGCGGTTCGATAGTCAACGTGATCGGTGCGATGGTGTATCTGGGTCGTCCGAATCACGCTCACTCGTACGGAACGAAGTTCGCCATCGAGGGCCTGACCAGACAGTTGGCGAGCAAGTTCGGACGAGACGGCGTCCGCGTCAATGCCGTCTCACCCGGATTCATCGAGGTCGGTCGGGACCAAACCGACGACTGGAAACGGGCGCAGGACGCGATTTTCGAGGCGACGCCGCTCGGTCGAATCGGAACTGTCGACGAGATCGCCGACGTCTGTTCATTTGTAACGTCCGATCGAGCGCCGTTCATTACCGGGCAGGTAATTCACGCCAACGGTGGAACGTATCCGATTCCGCGGATCTTACCGAATGGGTCGTAGACCACGGCAGGCGATTTACCCGCCAACGCCCTCCAGACACCGCTATCTGACTCGATTGCGTCGCTCGAGCAGCAGGCAGCGGTTCGAGGGTCGATATACTGTCGCGTATCCGAGAGCTGATCTGCAACCGGCATCCAAGGGGAATGACTACTCCGTTGGCGGACGGAGATGCCACCGCTCGAGAGACGACCAGCGCCGCGACGGTCCCACCACCCCGCTTTGTATCGCAGCGGGTTGAACGACGAACCATGAGCCTCGCCCTGACACACTTCGCGGCCGGCGCGACCGGTGCAACACTCCTTCTGGCGTACCTCCCCGTCCGGACGCGATACGACGCCACCATCGTCGTCGCGAGCGGCTGCTGGGCGTTGTTGCCCGACGTCTGGCGCGTGACGCCGATCTATCGCGGGGCCGTCCGAGACCTGAGTCACTCGGCGCTGGGGAACGTCTGTTGGCTCCACGCCGTCTTCGACCGCGCCGATCCCACCGACTCGGCTCGACTCGCGGCCGTCGCGCTCGGCGTCTATCTGTTGGTCACCGTCATCTACGCCGAACGACGCGGCGACGGTCCGGGCGTCGACCGCGAGCGGCGGTGAGGGTGCCCGCTGGCGCGGGACTCGTCTGGGGATCGGCGGGAACGAGACGTGCCACCTCGAGCGGCGAGGAGCGCGCGCACGATCGTCGATCGACCGGTTCCCAGGTCAGTCCGTCGTCGGTGCTCCCGTTTCGGCGCTCGACGACCCGGCGGCCGTCGACGACGACCGGGATCGCCATCGCGTCGACCGCTTCGGCGAGTGAGCAGCCCGCGAACTCGGTCGCCCGGGGCTCTCCAGCGGGATCAGTCGTCGGCGATCCGGACGAGTTGTTTCCCCACGTTCGTCCCGTCGAACAGCCCCAGGAACGCGTCGGCAGCGGTCTCGATGCCGTCACTGACTGTCTCGCGATACTGGAGCCGGTCAGCCTCGACCCACCGCCGCAGCCGCGCATTGATGTGGTCGAACCGATCGGCGTGATCGCTGACGATAAACCCCTCGACGCGCGTGCGGGTCCGCTGGTGGAAGTGCCGCGGCCCGTCCAGTCGGTCGTCGCCCGCTTCCGCGTTGTAGAGGGCGATCTTCCCGCAGACGGCCACGCGAGAGTGATCGACGAGGTGGTCCATGACGGCATCGGTTACCTCGCCGCCGACGTTCTCGAAGTAGAGGTCGACGCCGCGCGGGCAGGCGTCGGCGACCGCCGCGGAGAGGTCGTCGGTCGTGCGGTAGTTGATCGCCGCGTCGAAGCCGCAGTCGCCGGTGAGCCAGTCGGCCTTCTCGTCCCGGCCCGTGATCCCGACCACGCGGCAGCCGGCAATCCGAGCGATCTGGCCGGCGACGGAGCCGACCGCGCCGGCCGCGGCGGAGACGACAACCGTATCGCCGGGTTCGACCCCGCCGACGTCGACGGTGCCGACGTAGGCGGTCCGGCCGGGCATTCCCAGGACGTGCAGCGCCGTCGAACCCGGTGCCGTCCCCGTGTCGACCGGCTCGAGGGCCGTGCCGTCGACGGCGGCGTACTCGGCCCAGTACAGGTGGCCCGAGACGGTGTCGCCGGCCTCGAACGCGGCGTGGTTCGACTCGACGACCGTGCCGACGGCCCGTGCCCGCATCGGCTCGCCGACTGGCCACGGGTCGGCGTAGGACTCGCTGTCGCGCATCCGCCCGCGCATGTACGGATCGACGGAGAGGTACTCGGTCCGGACGAGAACCTCCATCGGTCCCGGCTCGGGGATCGGCTCCTCGGTCAGTTCGAACTCATCGGCCGTCGGTTCGCCGGTCGGTCTGCTCGCAAGTCGCCACTGCTGGTTGCGTGTTGTTCCCATGGCTCTCGACCACTTCGGCGGCCTCGGTCATGACAGTGCTGATAGGAGCAACCGGGGCCGTGACGCGCCACGCCCGTGCTCGCAGCGCCACTGTGCGGGCACCAACCCTTGGCCCAGCCGCCGCCACGGCGGCGGCCCTGCGCCGACTTCGACGCGGCAAGTCCGATCACGGCCATCACCGCGGCATCGCGCTCGAACGCCGTGCCGCTGGTTCCGGAGATCGGCGACCAGGCTCATTGTCTCGGCACGGAACCCGGTGGTCACATCAGTGCGCATTGCAGGCGTGTACGGGGCCGTTTCAACGACCGGTGTCGAGAGACCCTCGCGGACTGCCCAACCAACAACCATCACGCCACAGGCGGACCCCCTCGTGGGCTGGCGGGCCACTCTCACAGGTCACCCGCGTTCGAGCACCACCTGCTGCCACCGGGAAGACGCACAGGGCCGCCGCACGCGGGGGCACACTCGAGACTTCGCACGGCGAGACATCATGTTTCCGAGAGGCGATACCGCCCTCCCGCTGCGACAGTCTCTGAGAGCGACCACGTCGGGCCTGACTCGAGACCGCGTCACTCACTGCATGTAGCAGCGTCACCGTCGCCCAGCTCGCGGTTGGTCCGACACGCCGGACAGCCGTCGACCTCCCCCTCGACGCCGAACACACGGATTAATTCCGACCGATTGGGGACGATAGCGAAAGCGAACACAAATCCGAGACAGGGGGTGAGTAACGCAGGGCCTCTCCTGCTTACCGTTATCTGCCAGACAGGATTCCGGTAGCTAGAGTTGGGCTCTGCTGTGCAAACTCGAGCGTGTGAACCCCCTCGAGTAGGCTCTTCTCCATCCCTGTGAGCTAGGCAGCTACCCTATCTATAGTCCGAACAGCGGGGTACACGTCCTCACTGTCGGGTTCTCGTTCCCAGTTCCCAACGCTGTCTCTGCCATCGTATCGCCTGATCACCGCACTC is a window encoding:
- a CDS encoding NADP-dependent oxidoreductase, with translation MGTTRNQQWRLASRPTGEPTADEFELTEEPIPEPGPMEVLVRTEYLSVDPYMRGRMRDSESYADPWPVGEPMRARAVGTVVESNHAAFEAGDTVSGHLYWAEYAAVDGTALEPVDTGTAPGSTALHVLGMPGRTAYVGTVDVGGVEPGDTVVVSAAAGAVGSVAGQIARIAGCRVVGITGRDEKADWLTGDCGFDAAINYRTTDDLSAAVADACPRGVDLYFENVGGEVTDAVMDHLVDHSRVAVCGKIALYNAEAGDDRLDGPRHFHQRTRTRVEGFIVSDHADRFDHINARLRRWVEADRLQYRETVSDGIETAADAFLGLFDGTNVGKQLVRIADD
- a CDS encoding SDR family NAD(P)-dependent oxidoreductase, whose protein sequence is MEMDGRTALVTGASRNIGRAIAVKLAEQGADVGVVAHTNREGCEETARRVQAADGEAAIALGDLGVPSDVEELVHTIRSELGPIDTLVNNATYRPIKPLLDLTVDDIDRAMNVNVRGTLLTAQHVIPDMLDRGGGSIVNVIGAMVYLGRPNHAHSYGTKFAIEGLTRQLASKFGRDGVRVNAVSPGFIEVGRDQTDDWKRAQDAIFEATPLGRIGTVDEIADVCSFVTSDRAPFITGQVIHANGGTYPIPRILPNGS